The nucleotide window AAAAAAATTCTGAGATATCTTACAGGAACACAGGACCTGGTCTTTTATTATCCCACATGTGACAGTTTTAACCTCATTGGATATGCTAATGCAGACTATACAGGTTATCTTGTAGACAAGAAGAGCACTTTTGGAATGGCTCATTTCCTAGGCTTATGTCTCATCTCTTGgggtacaaggaagcaaaactcagtggctctttcaacaaCTGAGGCATAATATGTAGCCGCAACATCCTGCTGTGCACAACTTTTGTGGATCAAGCAGTA belongs to Nicotiana tabacum cultivar K326 chromosome 6, ASM71507v2, whole genome shotgun sequence and includes:
- the LOC107764524 gene encoding secreted RxLR effector protein 161-like, with the protein product MVEARSPMNQTMYRGITGSLLYLTASRPNIVFSVGLCARFQSNPKESHLKAAKKILRYLTGTQDLVFYYPTCDSFNLIGYANADYTGYLVDKKSTFGMAHFLGLCLISWGTRKQNSVALSTTEA